From the Pirellulales bacterium genome, the window ACATCGCCAGGCGCAAGCGGCACTTCGCCATTGCCACGAATGCGGCCGTGGCCGCTGTGCACACCGGTCATCAGCGCGCAGCGCGACGGCGCGCAGACCGTGCTCCCCGCGTAACAATTGGTGAAACGCATGCCCTGCGTGGCCAGCCGATCGAGGTTTGGCGTCTTGATCTCGCGCTGCCCGTAGCAGCGCAGGTCGCCATAGCCCAGGTCATCGGCCAGGATGAATACGATATTCGGCCGAGCCGCTGAGTTCGCGTCCGGCCCGGCCCGACAAAACCGCGGCGCCGAAACGAGGACACTGCACGTCAACAGTAGAATGAGCGCCAGTTGCGCGCGACAAACACGTCGGTTTGCGGAAAGCCCCGGTGTACGATCGTGGAGACCTGGCATTCGATCCTCGCGCAGCGCCTTTTAACACATTCCAAGACTAAGCAATCCGCTGCCAGACGCGAATCCCATCGCGCACTTCCGGCGGAATGCCGAACAGCTCGGGATGCACCAGTGCGGCCACGATTTCCAGGCTGTCGACGATCCGTGGACCGGAGCGATTGAAGTAGGCGTTGCCGTCAAGCGCGAACACGCGCCCCGCGCGCATGGCCGCCAAATCGCTCCAGCCCGCTTGGCGCGCCAGTGAATCTGACTCGTCCACGGCCCGGGCCAGGTCGAAGCCACACGGCATGACCAGCAGCACCTGCGGGTCGAAGTCGACGACGTCCCGCCAGGAGTTGTATGTGCTGTGCCGACCATGCCCCGCGAGTGGCTGACGCCCACCGGCCAGTTCCAACAACTCGGGCATCCAGTTGCCGGCCAGCATCAGGGGTTCGATCCATTCGATGGCCGCGACGCGCGGCCTGTCGTCAATCGACAGGTCGATGGTTTTCGCGCGGATTGCTGCCACGCGGCGTTCGAGGCTGGCGACATATTCTTGAGCAACATCGGATGCGCCGCATGCTTCGCCCACGCGCCGGATGTCGGCAAAGATATCGGCGAGCGTCATGGGATTGAGCGCCACGACATGCGTTCTGCGCAGCGCCGGCTCGTCGCGCACGAGCGCGAGCACGTCTTCGTATCTCACCGCGCACACGTCGCATTGAGCCTGCGTGACAATCAAATCCGGGGCGAGCTCGACAAGCCTGGCCGCGTCGATGGCGTAGAGCGCCTGTCCGGCCGCCAGCATTTCGCGCACCTGGCTATCGATCTCGGCGCTCGTGGGCGCGGCCACATGGCTGGTCGTCACGCGCGGCTTGCCGAGGGCGGCGGGCGGGAAATCGCATTCGTGGCTCACGGCCACGACGCGCTCGCCCAGCCCCAGGGCGTACAAGATCTCGGTGCCGCTGGCCAACAGCGACGCGATGCGGCGGGGCGAATCGGACACGGCAGAGCTCTCGAGGAACAACCTGGAGCCGAACGAGCTTCTTTCGTTCGGGCGGATCACTGCGCACAATGATGGCAGTAGCGCACGAGCTGGACCAGCCCCGCGGCCGAAAAAATCGGAGCACAAGGACGATGAGCTATCGCCATGTTCGCGTCATAATGACGACCCTTTGCGTATGCCTGCTGTCGCTGGGCGCAAAGGCCAGCGCCGTCGAAGTCGTCTGTCATCGCGGCGCCAACGAATACGCGCCGGAAAACACCCTGGCCGCGGCCGAGTTGTGCATCGAGTGGGGCGTGGCGTACGTCGAAATCGATGTCCGTACCAGCAAAGACGGCGTGATGTACATCTTGCACGATCCCTGGGTCAACCGCACGACTAATGGCAAGGGCTTCCTTTTTCAACTCACCAGCGACCAGATCGACGCGCTGGACGCCGGAAGCTGGTTCGACAAAGAATTCGCCGGCGAGAAGGTTCCGCGGCTGGAGCCGTACCTGAGGGCGATCAAGGGGCGCATCAAGGTCTATTTCGACGT encodes:
- a CDS encoding cobalamin-binding protein, which codes for MSDSPRRIASLLASGTEILYALGLGERVVAVSHECDFPPAALGKPRVTTSHVAAPTSAEIDSQVREMLAAGQALYAIDAARLVELAPDLIVTQAQCDVCAVRYEDVLALVRDEPALRRTHVVALNPMTLADIFADIRRVGEACGASDVAQEYVASLERRVAAIRAKTIDLSIDDRPRVAAIEWIEPLMLAGNWMPELLELAGGRQPLAGHGRHSTYNSWRDVVDFDPQVLLVMPCGFDLARAVDESDSLARQAGWSDLAAMRAGRVFALDGNAYFNRSGPRIVDSLEIVAALVHPELFGIPPEVRDGIRVWQRIA